One stretch of Niallia sp. XMNu-256 DNA includes these proteins:
- the secA gene encoding preprotein translocase subunit SecA has protein sequence MAGILSKVFDPNKREIKRLAKMAEQIDALASDMERLSDDELRGKTEEFKSRYQKGETVDDLLIEAFAVVREGAKRVLGMYPYPVQLMGGISLHEGNISEMKTGEGKTLTSTMPVYLNALTGKGVHVVTVNEYLASRDASEMGQLYTFLGLTVGLNVNSLTKEEKQEAYACDVTYSTNNELGFDYLRDNMVLYNEQKVQRPLYYAVIDEVDSILIDEARTPLIISGSAQKSTQLYIQANAFVNTLKREEDYTYDEKTKGVQLTESGMTKAERAFGIDNLFDLSHVTLNHHIIQALKAHASMHRDVDYVVQDGEIVIVDQFTGRLMKGRRYSEGLHQAIEAKEALEIQNESMTLATITFQNYFRMYEKLAGMTGTAKTEEEEFRNIYNMNVVMIPTNKPIIRDDRPDLIYATMDGKFRAVVEDIAERNKKGQPILVGTVAIETSEIISKYLTKKGIRHNVLNAKNHEREAEIIAEAGQQGSVTIATNMAGRGTDIKLGQGVKEVGGLAVIGTERHESRRIDNQLRGRSGRQGDPGVTQFYLSMEDELMRRFGSDNMKNMMSKLGMDDTQPIQSKMVSRAVESAQKRVEGNNFDARKRLLEYDDVLRQQREIIYAQRNDVLESENLRGIVESMLLSSVQRNVTAHMAGDTEQRDYLSLIDYIQGNLLQEGEITVEDIRGKDAEGITDTIMAKVMEHYNTKEEQLSEEQMREFEKVIVLRAVDSKWMDHIDMMDQLRQGIHLRAYGQINPLREYQQEGFAMFEAMVEAIEDDVAKYIMKAEIRQNLQREEVAKGQAVNPKEDGGQVKKKPVVKQVQIGRNDPCPCGSGKKYKNCHGAAGN, from the coding sequence ATGGCAGGGATTTTAAGTAAAGTGTTTGATCCAAATAAGCGGGAGATTAAACGCTTAGCGAAAATGGCAGAGCAAATCGATGCACTTGCCTCCGATATGGAGAGACTTTCCGATGATGAATTAAGAGGGAAAACGGAAGAATTTAAGTCTCGTTATCAAAAGGGTGAAACGGTTGATGACTTATTAATTGAAGCTTTTGCTGTTGTTCGTGAAGGCGCAAAACGGGTATTAGGCATGTATCCATATCCTGTTCAATTAATGGGAGGCATTTCCTTGCACGAAGGGAATATATCCGAAATGAAAACGGGGGAAGGGAAAACCTTAACCTCAACGATGCCCGTTTATTTAAATGCATTAACTGGCAAAGGTGTTCATGTAGTAACCGTCAATGAATACCTAGCTAGCCGTGATGCCAGTGAAATGGGGCAACTCTATACATTCCTTGGTTTAACCGTTGGACTGAATGTAAACAGTTTGACAAAAGAAGAAAAACAAGAAGCATATGCATGTGATGTTACATATAGCACAAATAATGAGCTGGGATTCGATTACTTACGAGATAACATGGTTCTTTACAATGAACAAAAGGTCCAACGTCCATTGTACTATGCTGTAATCGATGAGGTTGACTCCATTTTAATTGATGAGGCTCGTACACCGTTGATCATATCCGGTTCAGCACAAAAGTCTACACAACTCTATATTCAGGCTAACGCTTTTGTCAATACGTTAAAAAGGGAAGAAGATTATACGTATGATGAAAAGACAAAAGGAGTTCAATTAACTGAATCCGGCATGACGAAAGCAGAACGTGCTTTTGGAATTGATAATCTTTTTGATCTCAGCCATGTAACCTTGAATCATCATATTATTCAAGCGTTAAAAGCACATGCAAGTATGCATCGCGATGTGGATTACGTTGTACAAGATGGGGAAATTGTAATTGTTGACCAATTTACAGGGCGTTTAATGAAAGGCCGTCGATACAGTGAAGGATTGCACCAGGCAATTGAAGCAAAGGAAGCTTTAGAAATCCAGAATGAAAGCATGACTCTTGCAACAATAACGTTTCAAAACTATTTCCGGATGTATGAGAAATTAGCAGGAATGACAGGTACAGCAAAAACAGAAGAAGAAGAATTTCGCAATATTTATAATATGAATGTCGTTATGATTCCAACGAATAAACCGATTATTCGTGACGACCGCCCAGATTTAATCTATGCGACAATGGATGGTAAATTCAGGGCAGTAGTTGAAGATATTGCCGAACGAAATAAAAAAGGGCAGCCCATATTAGTCGGTACGGTTGCGATTGAAACATCGGAAATTATTTCTAAATATTTAACGAAGAAAGGCATTCGCCACAATGTTTTGAATGCAAAAAACCATGAACGTGAAGCTGAAATCATTGCAGAAGCAGGTCAACAGGGATCTGTCACCATTGCGACGAATATGGCTGGACGTGGTACTGACATCAAGCTTGGTCAAGGTGTAAAAGAAGTTGGTGGTCTTGCAGTAATTGGAACGGAGCGCCATGAAAGTAGACGGATTGATAACCAGTTGCGTGGACGTTCTGGACGACAAGGGGATCCAGGGGTGACACAATTCTATCTTTCCATGGAAGACGAGTTAATGCGCCGATTTGGTTCTGATAATATGAAAAATATGATGTCCAAGCTCGGGATGGATGATACGCAGCCAATCCAAAGTAAAATGGTCTCCAGAGCCGTTGAATCTGCACAAAAACGTGTAGAAGGCAATAACTTTGATGCACGAAAACGTTTATTGGAATATGATGATGTGCTTCGTCAACAACGTGAAATCATTTATGCCCAGCGTAATGACGTTTTAGAATCAGAGAATTTACGCGGTATTGTTGAATCGATGTTGCTTTCTTCTGTACAGCGTAATGTTACTGCACATATGGCCGGAGATACAGAGCAAAGGGATTACCTAAGCCTTATCGATTATATTCAAGGAAATCTTCTTCAGGAAGGGGAAATAACTGTAGAAGATATTCGTGGAAAAGATGCTGAAGGAATTACCGATACCATCATGGCAAAGGTAATGGAGCACTATAATACGAAAGAAGAACAACTAAGCGAAGAACAAATGCGGGAATTTGAAAAAGTAATTGTCTTACGTGCGGTTGATTCCAAATGGATGGATCACATTGATATGATGGATCAACTTCGTCAAGGAATCCATTTGCGGGCTTATGGTCAAATTAATCCCCTACGTGAATACCAGCAAGAAGGATTCGCTATGTTTGAGGCAATGGTTGAAGCTATTGAAGATGATGTAGCAAAATACATTATGAAAGCAGAAATTCGCCAGAATCTTCAACGTGAAGAAGTGGCAAAAGGCCAGGCTGTGAATCCTAAAGAGGATGGCGGTCAAGTGAAGAAAAAACCAGTTGTAAAGCAAGTTCAAATTGGACGTAATGATCCATGCCCGTGCGGAAGTGGAAAAAAGTATAAAAATTGCCACGGGGCAGCAGGTAATTAA
- the prfB gene encoding peptide chain release factor 2 (programmed frameshift) yields MELAEVRNELETTAKKLAEFRGSLDLDNKEARIAELDEEMLQPEFWNDQQKAQGVINESNALKDQVNEFKELFDIFENLEITYELVKEEDDQDLRNDLEAELEELTGRLSQFELQLLLSDPYDKNDAILELHPGAGGTESQDFGSILLRMYTRWAEKKGFKIETLDYLPGEEAGVKSVTLAIRGHNAYGYLKAEKGVHRLVRISPFDSSGRRHTSFVSCDVMPEFNDDIDIEVRTEDIKVDTYRASGAGGQHINKTESAVRITHIPTGVVVACQSERSQIKNRETAMKMLKSKLYQLEVEKKEEQLAEIRGEQKEIGWGSQIRSYVFHPYSMVKDHRTNVESGNVNAVVDGEIDEFIDAYLRSRIS; encoded by the exons ATGGAATTAGCAGAAGTCCGAAATGAGTTAGAAACTACAGCTAAAAAGTTAGCTGAATTTAGGGGGTCCCTT GACTTAGACAACAAAGAAGCCCGAATTGCTGAGCTTGATGAAGAAATGCTTCAACCAGAGTTTTGGAATGATCAGCAGAAGGCACAAGGTGTTATTAATGAATCGAATGCTCTAAAAGATCAAGTGAATGAGTTCAAAGAGCTGTTCGATATCTTTGAAAACTTGGAGATCACTTATGAATTAGTAAAAGAAGAAGACGATCAAGATTTGCGAAATGATCTTGAAGCCGAGCTTGAGGAATTGACTGGTCGCTTAAGTCAATTTGAACTACAACTTCTTTTAAGTGATCCTTACGATAAAAATGATGCCATTTTGGAATTGCATCCAGGTGCTGGAGGTACTGAATCACAAGACTTTGGTTCCATCTTGCTGCGAATGTACACACGATGGGCAGAGAAGAAAGGTTTTAAAATAGAGACATTGGATTATTTACCTGGGGAAGAGGCCGGGGTTAAAAGTGTAACCCTTGCGATTAGAGGTCATAATGCCTATGGTTATTTGAAAGCCGAAAAAGGAGTACATCGACTTGTTCGGATCTCACCGTTTGATTCATCGGGACGCCGTCATACATCCTTTGTTTCCTGTGATGTCATGCCAGAATTTAATGATGACATCGATATAGAAGTGCGCACAGAAGACATAAAGGTTGATACGTACCGTGCAAGCGGTGCAGGGGGACAGCATATCAATAAAACAGAGTCAGCAGTTCGGATTACTCATATCCCAACAGGAGTAGTCGTTGCCTGTCAATCCGAACGTTCCCAGATCAAAAACCGGGAAACAGCTATGAAGATGTTAAAGTCAAAGCTTTACCAATTAGAGGTTGAGAAGAAAGAAGAACAACTGGCGGAAATTCGTGGGGAGCAAAAGGAGATTGGCTGGGGAAGTCAAATCCGTTCCTATGTTTTTCATCCCTATTCCATGGTCAAAGACCATCGTACCAATGTGGAATCAGGAAACGTTAATGCCGTAGTAGATGGAGAAATCGACGAATTCATCGATGCTTATCTACGTTCACGTATCTCATAA
- the cccB gene encoding cytochrome c551 — translation MRGKLVSLLMGASLVLAACGGNEETSGDTVSAGDPEKIYTQKCSSCHGVELKGQGHFPDISTVGARFSQEEIENVILEGKGAMPPRLIKGEEASAVAEWLASKK, via the coding sequence ATGCGGGGGAAATTAGTTAGTTTGCTAATGGGAGCATCACTCGTATTGGCTGCTTGCGGAGGGAACGAAGAGACATCAGGAGATACCGTCTCAGCTGGAGATCCAGAGAAAATTTACACTCAAAAATGCTCTTCTTGCCATGGCGTAGAACTAAAAGGACAAGGACATTTTCCGGACATTAGTACAGTAGGAGCTAGATTTTCTCAGGAGGAGATTGAGAATGTCATTCTAGAAGGTAAAGGGGCAATGCCGCCTCGGTTAATCAAAGGAGAAGAAGCGTCCGCTGTAGCAGAATGGTTAGCAAGTAAAAAATAA
- the ftsE gene encoding cell division ATP-binding protein FtsE — MIEMQDVYKKYPNGVVAVNGITVHIKQGEFVYVVGPSGAGKSTFIKMIYREESPTKGVVKINGVDLTTLKEKKVPLLRRQIGVIFQDFKLLPSLTVFENVAFALEVIEEHPDQIKKKVMQTLELVGIKHKARMFPDELSGGEQQRVSIARSIVNSPKVVIADEPTGNLDPDTSWDIMNIFEEINTRGTTVVMATHNKQIVDTIKHRVIAIESGQIVRDEQRGDYGYEG; from the coding sequence ATGATTGAAATGCAAGATGTTTATAAGAAATACCCGAATGGTGTTGTTGCTGTTAATGGCATCACTGTACACATCAAGCAGGGAGAATTCGTCTATGTCGTCGGCCCAAGTGGTGCCGGAAAATCCACTTTTATTAAGATGATTTATCGTGAGGAATCGCCGACAAAAGGCGTTGTTAAAATAAATGGGGTTGACTTAACTACATTGAAGGAAAAGAAAGTACCTTTATTAAGGCGTCAAATTGGCGTTATTTTCCAAGACTTTAAGTTACTTCCTTCACTAACAGTTTTCGAAAATGTCGCTTTTGCCCTAGAGGTAATTGAAGAGCATCCCGACCAAATCAAAAAGAAGGTCATGCAAACACTCGAGCTAGTGGGGATAAAGCATAAAGCACGTATGTTTCCTGATGAACTTTCAGGAGGAGAGCAACAGCGTGTATCCATTGCGAGATCCATCGTTAATTCACCAAAGGTAGTAATTGCGGATGAGCCAACAGGTAACCTTGACCCTGATACATCATGGGATATAATGAATATCTTTGAGGAAATCAACACAAGAGGGACAACCGTTGTAATGGCGACTCACAATAAACAGATCGTGGACACGATCAAACACCGAGTAATTGCCATTGAATCGGGCCAGATTGTCCGTGACGAACAGAGGGGTGATTACGGGTATGAAGGCTAG
- the ftsX gene encoding permease-like cell division protein FtsX: MKARTLRRHVRESFKSLGRNGWMTFASVSAVTITLLLVGVFLVIMMNLNHMANNIENDVEIRVHIDVAATDEEQKALAAQIGNLDRVDSVAYSPKEDELNQLMSSMGEEGEAFAMFEQDNPLNDVLVVKTIEPQDIASVSEQIEKMDFASKVKYGQGSVEKIFEATNTGRIIGAILIIGLLFTAMFLISNTIKITIFARRKEIEIMKLVGATNGFIRWPFFLEGLTLGILGSIIPIVTVGVTYYYSHDLISQKLAGDFLQLLPFNPVVYQVSVVLILMGAVIGVWGSLMSVRKFLKI, encoded by the coding sequence ATGAAGGCTAGAACTCTTAGGCGGCATGTAAGGGAAAGTTTTAAAAGTTTAGGAAGAAATGGATGGATGACATTTGCATCCGTAAGTGCGGTTACGATCACACTCCTTTTAGTAGGCGTATTTTTGGTGATTATGATGAATTTAAATCATATGGCAAATAACATTGAAAATGATGTTGAAATCCGTGTTCATATTGATGTTGCGGCGACAGATGAGGAACAAAAAGCACTAGCTGCTCAGATTGGGAATTTGGATCGTGTTGATTCAGTTGCCTATTCACCGAAAGAAGACGAGTTAAATCAGTTAATGTCCAGCATGGGAGAAGAGGGTGAAGCTTTTGCCATGTTCGAACAGGACAACCCTCTGAACGACGTATTAGTAGTTAAAACAATCGAACCACAGGACATTGCTTCGGTTTCCGAGCAAATTGAAAAGATGGACTTTGCTTCTAAAGTTAAATATGGGCAAGGTAGCGTTGAGAAAATATTCGAAGCAACAAATACAGGACGTATCATTGGAGCTATTTTAATTATTGGACTCTTATTCACAGCGATGTTTCTAATTTCTAATACTATCAAAATTACAATTTTTGCTAGAAGAAAAGAAATTGAGATTATGAAACTTGTTGGTGCTACAAATGGATTTATTAGATGGCCATTTTTCTTAGAAGGTCTAACACTTGGTATACTAGGATCAATCATACCAATTGTTACCGTCGGTGTTACGTACTATTACTCACATGATTTGATATCACAAAAGCTTGCTGGGGATTTCCTGCAACTACTTCCATTTAATCCAGTTGTTTATCAAGTATCGGTTGTATTAATTTTAATGGGTGCTGTTATTGGAGTATGGGGAAGCTTAATGTCCGTACGTAAGTTTTTAAAAATATAA
- a CDS encoding peptidoglycan DD-metalloendopeptidase family protein, which translates to MKKTFVTLSMVATIGLGTIFTGAPASADTLGELNRQNNEIQGQKSQVNQQLNQTTEKIGEIQAEQNLITNEIKRIESEINDTNAQIAEKNQQIEDKNREIEQLKIEIEELKNRIEARNEVLKDRARAYQEGGGFVNYLEVIVGAQSFSDFIDRMSAVATIVEADQTILREHNNDKLELEEKQAAVEQDLAQLTKMQQELESLKSTLSGQQEEQENLMALLEQEKAEAIDMQISLEDERAALVNQEAAIQKAIELEKQKQAELKRQQEEAERKQREEAARKQQEEAARQQQEEAARQQQQQQQTQQQQPKQEQPKQEQPKQSPQPTTTTKAAESNNRSSENTAVKVSSRNFIHPAQGYVSSGFGYRTHPVTGQRSSFHYGIDIAKAGNVPIVAAADGVVTYAGSMGSYGNVIIITHSINGKTYETLYAHLRSIGVGSLQTVSQGQFIGYMGTTGRSTGQHLHFEVHNGKWNGSRSNAINPLSVL; encoded by the coding sequence TTGAAGAAAACATTTGTTACATTGTCTATGGTGGCTACAATTGGCTTAGGAACGATATTTACAGGTGCACCTGCTTCGGCAGACACACTAGGCGAGTTAAATCGACAAAATAATGAAATTCAAGGGCAGAAATCGCAAGTAAATCAGCAGTTAAATCAAACAACAGAAAAAATTGGCGAGATTCAGGCAGAGCAAAATCTAATAACTAATGAGATAAAACGAATTGAATCAGAAATAAATGATACGAATGCCCAAATTGCTGAAAAAAATCAGCAAATTGAAGATAAAAATAGAGAAATAGAACAATTAAAAATAGAAATAGAAGAACTCAAGAATCGTATTGAGGCTCGTAATGAGGTGTTAAAAGACAGGGCTCGTGCTTATCAAGAAGGTGGCGGGTTTGTTAATTACCTTGAGGTTATCGTCGGTGCTCAAAGCTTTAGTGACTTTATCGACCGTATGAGTGCGGTAGCGACAATTGTAGAGGCTGATCAAACCATTTTAAGAGAGCATAATAATGATAAGCTTGAGCTAGAAGAAAAGCAGGCAGCTGTTGAACAAGACTTAGCTCAATTGACGAAAATGCAGCAGGAATTAGAATCCTTAAAATCTACTTTGAGCGGCCAACAGGAAGAACAAGAGAATTTAATGGCATTGCTTGAACAAGAAAAAGCAGAAGCGATTGATATGCAAATTAGTTTAGAAGATGAAAGAGCAGCTCTAGTAAACCAAGAAGCAGCCATTCAAAAGGCGATTGAATTAGAAAAGCAAAAACAGGCAGAGTTGAAAAGACAACAGGAAGAAGCAGAGCGAAAGCAGCGAGAAGAAGCGGCTAGAAAGCAACAAGAGGAAGCTGCTAGACAACAACAAGAGGAAGCTGCTAGACAACAACAGCAGCAACAGCAAACTCAACAGCAACAACCAAAACAGGAACAACCAAAACAGGAACAACCAAAACAATCACCACAACCTACAACAACTACTAAGGCAGCAGAATCGAATAATCGAAGCAGTGAAAATACGGCTGTGAAGGTTTCATCAAGAAACTTTATTCATCCTGCGCAAGGGTATGTTTCATCTGGTTTTGGCTATCGTACTCATCCAGTTACAGGTCAGCGTTCATCATTTCATTATGGAATAGACATTGCTAAAGCAGGTAATGTTCCTATCGTAGCAGCTGCTGATGGTGTAGTTACTTATGCTGGCTCAATGGGTAGTTATGGAAATGTGATTATCATTACCCATTCAATTAACGGGAAAACATATGAAACGCTCTATGCTCATTTAAGAAGCATTGGTGTAGGTTCATTACAAACCGTTTCTCAAGGACAATTTATTGGGTATATGGGAACAACTGGTAGATCTACTGGGCAGCATTTACATTTTGAAGTGCACAACGGAAAGTGGAATGGCAGCAGATCAAATGCGATAAATCCATTGAGTGTTCTGTAA
- a CDS encoding S41 family peptidase encodes MNRKWIALLMTGSLLTGAGGTYAVTTWLPDKQEDVVENEQATPGTDRSLNENNLEKMAKAFQLIKGNYVEEVEDEQLVEGAIQGMLTTLDDPYSVYMNKEKAEQFNQALDSSFEGIGAEISVVEGKIVIVSPFKESPAEKAGIKPNDQIVKINGESIEGLDLYETTVKIRGKKGTIVKLELLRQGVKDPITVNVKRDEIPQVTVYSNVKEEYGKPIGYIEITSFSKETASEFKKQLKELEKKEVEGLVIDVRGNPGGLLESVEDILKEFVSKDKPYLQIEKRNGERDPFYTTLDKEKPYPVAVLIDKGSASASEILAGAMQEAEGYTLIGESTFGKGTVQQAVPMGDGSNIKLTLFKWLTPNGNWIHQKGIKPDVVVKQTDLFHTHPIQLTDPLEKDMNNEQVKNAQEILKGLGYEPGRTDGYFSESTETTVKAFQQEEGLNVNGKIDEKTAAKLEQAVIDELKKERNDIQLQAAIKYIAQQK; translated from the coding sequence ATGAACCGAAAATGGATAGCACTGCTCATGACTGGTTCCCTGCTAACAGGAGCAGGAGGTACATATGCAGTGACAACATGGTTACCAGATAAACAAGAAGATGTAGTTGAAAATGAACAAGCAACTCCTGGAACAGATCGTTCTTTAAATGAGAATAATCTCGAAAAAATGGCTAAAGCCTTTCAATTGATTAAAGGAAATTATGTGGAAGAAGTAGAGGATGAGCAGTTGGTTGAAGGGGCAATTCAAGGGATGCTTACCACATTAGACGATCCTTACTCAGTATATATGAATAAGGAAAAGGCTGAGCAGTTTAATCAAGCATTAGACTCTTCATTTGAAGGAATTGGGGCCGAAATTAGTGTAGTAGAGGGAAAAATAGTTATTGTCTCTCCATTCAAAGAATCTCCAGCAGAAAAGGCAGGAATAAAGCCAAATGATCAAATTGTAAAAATAAATGGGGAAAGTATAGAGGGGTTGGATTTATATGAAACAACGGTAAAAATTCGTGGGAAAAAAGGGACAATTGTTAAGTTAGAACTATTGAGACAAGGAGTTAAAGATCCAATTACAGTCAATGTCAAACGTGATGAAATTCCACAAGTCACGGTCTATTCAAACGTAAAAGAAGAATATGGCAAGCCAATTGGCTATATCGAAATTACTTCTTTTTCAAAAGAAACGGCTTCAGAGTTTAAAAAGCAATTGAAAGAACTAGAAAAGAAGGAGGTTGAGGGGCTAGTTATTGATGTACGAGGAAATCCTGGAGGGCTGTTAGAAAGTGTTGAAGATATTCTAAAAGAATTTGTATCAAAGGATAAGCCTTATTTACAAATTGAAAAGCGAAATGGAGAGCGGGACCCATTTTATACTACATTAGACAAAGAAAAACCTTATCCGGTTGCAGTTTTAATTGATAAAGGGAGTGCTTCCGCCTCGGAAATTTTGGCAGGGGCTATGCAAGAGGCGGAGGGGTATACATTAATCGGTGAGTCTACTTTTGGAAAAGGAACTGTGCAACAGGCGGTACCAATGGGGGATGGCAGTAATATAAAGTTAACCTTATTCAAATGGCTCACACCAAATGGAAATTGGATCCATCAAAAAGGAATCAAACCAGATGTCGTTGTGAAGCAGACGGATCTTTTCCATACCCATCCGATACAGCTGACAGACCCATTAGAAAAGGATATGAATAATGAGCAAGTTAAAAACGCTCAAGAAATTTTAAAAGGCCTCGGTTATGAGCCTGGCAGAACGGATGGCTATTTCAGTGAAAGCACTGAAACAACGGTCAAGGCATTCCAGCAGGAAGAGGGTTTGAATGTAAACGGAAAAATTGATGAAAAAACGGCAGCTAAACTTGAACAAGCCGTTATCGATGAACTCAAAAAGGAAAGGAACGACATTCAACTTCAAGCAGCAATAAAATATATTGCTCAACAAAAATAA
- a CDS encoding PDZ domain-containing protein — MAGLALEGVFALLRGLGKIFLNPVFYYIFILAIVLGISRVKRERSEFHVRAENAFYEFKQVIPLGLVIGLVLSIIMVIIGVVIPIEFIIFVALFTFILSFIGHTRWLTSVYTVGLAFFATLFLLSKDWELPLIRSQTPEWNASLLAPMAIVVCLLVIAEGILIFKNGKNGTSPKMIKSKRGLRVGIHEVKRIWMLPLLLFIPGESITPPFEWWPVFSIGSETYSFILVPFAIGFYQQIHSMLPESLVELFGKKVIKLGMILTVLSVVVYWYPLFSIIVVALAIIGREWLSLVHRLGEENRPLYFSRKQHGVMILGIIPHSPAERMGLKTGELIMKVNGIGVNSEATFYDALEKNRAHCKLEVLDVNDQIRYVQKALYEGDPFKLGIIFVLDDKMAKE, encoded by the coding sequence GTGGCAGGCTTGGCTCTTGAAGGGGTTTTTGCGTTATTAAGAGGATTGGGAAAAATATTTCTTAATCCAGTGTTTTATTATATATTTATTCTTGCTATTGTACTTGGAATTTCACGGGTAAAGAGAGAACGAAGTGAGTTCCATGTTCGAGCAGAAAATGCTTTTTATGAATTTAAGCAGGTCATTCCGTTAGGTTTGGTCATAGGGCTCGTTCTATCCATAATCATGGTGATCATTGGAGTCGTGATTCCGATTGAGTTTATTATATTTGTTGCCCTGTTTACGTTTATCCTAAGCTTTATTGGGCATACACGCTGGCTTACTTCGGTTTACACTGTTGGTTTAGCCTTTTTCGCCACGTTGTTTCTTTTAAGTAAAGATTGGGAGTTACCTCTTATAAGAAGTCAGACACCAGAATGGAATGCGAGTCTTCTAGCACCTATGGCTATTGTCGTTTGCTTATTGGTGATTGCGGAGGGCATTCTTATATTTAAAAATGGGAAGAACGGAACGTCTCCTAAAATGATAAAAAGCAAAAGGGGATTAAGGGTCGGGATTCATGAGGTAAAAAGAATTTGGATGCTTCCCCTGTTATTATTTATTCCAGGAGAATCTATCACTCCTCCATTTGAATGGTGGCCGGTTTTTTCGATTGGGAGTGAAACGTATTCGTTTATCCTTGTTCCATTTGCAATAGGTTTTTATCAGCAAATCCATAGTATGCTGCCAGAATCATTAGTTGAGTTGTTTGGTAAAAAAGTAATTAAACTTGGAATGATACTAACCGTTCTATCAGTGGTCGTATATTGGTATCCACTCTTTTCAATTATTGTAGTCGCTCTTGCTATTATTGGTAGGGAATGGTTGTCATTAGTTCACCGCCTTGGAGAAGAAAATCGCCCGCTTTATTTTTCAAGAAAGCAACATGGCGTAATGATTCTTGGAATTATCCCACACTCTCCTGCCGAAAGAATGGGGCTTAAAACAGGTGAGCTCATAATGAAGGTTAATGGGATTGGGGTTAATAGTGAAGCTACTTTCTATGATGCATTAGAGAAAAATCGTGCTCATTGTAAATTGGAAGTTCTAGATGTGAATGATCAAATTCGTTATGTCCAAAAAGCCCTTTATGAAGGGGACCCATTTAAATTAGGGATTATCTTTGTATTAGATGATAAGATGGCAAAAGAATAA